A portion of the Fusobacterium nucleatum genome contains these proteins:
- a CDS encoding class I SAM-dependent methyltransferase: MKIKLDGVAETLLITLNARAKDYKSPKSVLHDKKSFEIASQLDYDFKKFDTAWASYYGVLARAYIMDEEVKKFIEKYPDCTIVSIGCGLDTRFERVDNGKITWYNLDLPEVMENRKLLFKENDRVKNISKSVFENDWTKEVVTDGKELLIVSEGVLMFFNEDEVKKILEILVNNFDKFELHLDLLYKGTIKMSAKHDTLKKMNDVKFKWGVKDGSEIVKLEPKLKQIGLINFTKKMGKILPLSKKIFIPIFWLMNNRLGIYTYNK; encoded by the coding sequence ATGAAAATTAAATTAGATGGAGTAGCAGAAACATTACTTATAACATTAAATGCAAGAGCTAAAGATTATAAAAGTCCTAAATCAGTGTTACATGATAAGAAATCTTTTGAAATTGCTTCACAATTAGATTATGATTTTAAAAAATTTGATACTGCTTGGGCTAGTTATTATGGAGTATTAGCAAGAGCATATATAATGGATGAAGAAGTTAAAAAATTTATAGAAAAATATCCAGATTGTACAATAGTCTCAATAGGTTGTGGGCTTGATACTAGATTTGAAAGAGTAGATAATGGAAAAATAACTTGGTATAATCTTGATTTGCCAGAAGTTATGGAAAATAGAAAATTACTTTTTAAAGAAAATGATAGAGTAAAAAATATTTCAAAATCAGTTTTTGAAAATGATTGGACTAAGGAAGTTGTAACTGATGGAAAAGAATTACTTATAGTTTCTGAGGGAGTTTTGATGTTTTTTAATGAAGATGAAGTAAAAAAAATTTTAGAAATATTAGTTAATAATTTTGATAAATTTGAATTACACTTAGATTTACTTTATAAAGGAACTATAAAAATGAGTGCCAAACATGACACTTTAAAGAAAATGAATGATGTAAAATTTAAGTGGGGAGTAAAAGATGGTAGTGAAATTGTAAAGTTAGAACCAAAACTAAAACAAATAGGACTTATTAATTTTACAAAGAAAATGGGAAAAATTTTACCATTATCAAAAAAGATATTTATCCCAATTTTTTGGCTTATGAATAATCGTTTAGGAATATATACATATAATAAATAG
- a CDS encoding lysozyme inhibitor LprI family protein, with the protein MKKILFTMMILFGISAFSSNSYETDLVGRMKVLEEKLQTKIDSGVSVDMSNIITELSEGWENELNTVYSLLMEKLPKEEKIKLENEQKEWLKNRNIKAKKEAKQVEGGTLQPVLLEGSVRAQNKERAIELAKRYDKLVNKN; encoded by the coding sequence ATGAAAAAAATTTTATTTACTATGATGATTTTATTTGGAATTTCAGCTTTTTCATCAAATAGTTATGAAACAGATTTAGTTGGAAGAATGAAAGTTTTAGAAGAAAAGCTACAAACTAAAATAGACAGTGGTGTAAGTGTTGATATGAGTAATATTATTACTGAATTATCAGAAGGATGGGAAAATGAGTTAAATACTGTTTATAGCTTACTTATGGAAAAATTACCAAAAGAAGAAAAAATAAAATTAGAAAATGAACAAAAAGAATGGTTAAAAAATAGAAATATAAAAGCTAAAAAAGAGGCAAAACAAGTAGAAGGAGGGACATTACAACCTGTACTTTTAGAAGGTTCTGTAAGAGCTCAAAATAAAGAAAGAGCCATTGAATTAGCAAAAAGATATGATAAATTAGTGAATAAAAATTAA
- a CDS encoding pyridoxamine 5'-phosphate oxidase family protein, whose protein sequence is MIDFSKFLKENLNGIFTTVENGKPKSRAFQFLFSDGKKVYFCTENNKAVYKQIKENPNVSFCTHKTDFSYVLSISGKATFVNDINLKTRALNEYPMLKEIFKTSDNPVFELFYVDVEEVDTFDFVNGSKKEKI, encoded by the coding sequence ATGATTGATTTTAGTAAATTTTTAAAAGAAAACTTAAATGGTATTTTTACAACAGTAGAAAATGGAAAGCCAAAGAGTAGAGCATTTCAATTTTTATTTTCAGATGGAAAAAAAGTTTATTTTTGCACAGAAAATAATAAAGCAGTTTATAAACAAATTAAAGAAAATCCTAATGTTTCTTTTTGTACTCATAAAACAGATTTTTCTTATGTGCTATCTATAAGTGGGAAAGCAACTTTTGTAAATGATATTAATTTAAAAACAAGAGCTTTAAATGAATATCCTATGTTAAAAGAAATTTTTAAAACATCTGATAATCCAGTATTTGAATTATTTTATGTAGATGTTGAAGAAGTTGATACTTTTGATTTTGTAAATGGTTCTAAAAAAGAAAAAATATAG
- a CDS encoding Cof-type HAD-IIB family hydrolase encodes MKYKLVVCDMDGTLLTSNHKISDHTADVIKKIEDNGVKFMIATGRPYLDARYYRDSLKLKSFLITSNGARAHDEDNNPIVIENIPKEFVKRLLAYNVGKDIHRNIYLNDDWIIEYEIEGLVEFHKESGYRFNIDNLNKYENEEAAKVFFLGKDEDIENLEKNMEKEFQNDLSITISSPFCLEFMKKGVNKAETLKKVLKLLNIEPEEVIAFGDSMNDYEMLSLVGKPFIMGNANQRLIDALPNVEVVGNNNEDGIGKKLIEIFNIIL; translated from the coding sequence ATGAAATATAAATTAGTAGTTTGTGATATGGATGGAACTTTGTTAACATCTAATCATAAAATTTCTGACCATACAGCAGATGTTATAAAAAAAATTGAAGATAATGGTGTTAAATTTATGATAGCAACAGGTAGACCCTATCTTGATGCAAGATATTATAGAGATAGTTTAAAATTAAAATCTTTTCTTATAACTTCAAATGGAGCAAGAGCTCATGATGAAGATAATAATCCTATTGTTATAGAAAATATTCCGAAAGAATTTGTTAAGAGATTATTAGCTTACAATGTAGGAAAAGATATTCATAGAAATATTTATCTTAATGATGATTGGATAATTGAATATGAAATAGAGGGTTTGGTAGAATTTCATAAAGAGTCTGGTTATAGATTCAATATAGATAATCTAAATAAATATGAAAATGAAGAGGCAGCAAAAGTATTTTTCCTCGGAAAAGATGAAGATATAGAGAATTTAGAAAAAAATATGGAAAAAGAATTTCAAAATGATTTAAGTATAACTATTTCTTCACCTTTTTGTTTAGAGTTTATGAAAAAAGGTGTTAATAAGGCTGAAACATTAAAAAAAGTTTTAAAACTTTTAAATATAGAGCCAGAAGAAGTGATAGCATTTGGAGATAGCATGAATGACTATGAAATGCTTAGTTTAGTTGGGAAACCATTTATTATGGGAAATGCTAACCAAAGGCTTATAGATGCACTACCTAATGTTGAAGTTGTTGGAAATAATAATGAAGATGGAATAGGAAAAAAATTAATTGAAATTTTTAATATAATTTTATAA
- a CDS encoding B12-binding domain-containing radical SAM protein: MYDLYDFPLYRPPSEAYSLIIQITLGCSHNRCSFCSMYKDKKFIIKPIEDIKSDIDAFRALYKNRAVEKIFLADGDALIVPTDILIQVLDYIKEVFPECKRVSIYGTAIAIHQKSVEDLKKLYEKGLSLVYLGVESGDDDALKFIKKGIKAEKIVELSKKIMSTGIDLSITLIAGLLGKYQDNKMHAINTAKIITDISPKYASILNLRLYEGTELYNLMQKGKYDYMEGIEVLKEMKLVLSSMDTSKITRSIIFRANHASNYLNLKGNLPDDIVRMIKEIDYAIENEAINVNNYRFL; this comes from the coding sequence ATGTACGATTTATATGATTTTCCTTTATACAGACCACCTAGTGAGGCATACAGTTTAATTATTCAAATTACACTTGGTTGTTCACACAATAGATGTTCTTTTTGTAGTATGTATAAGGATAAAAAATTTATTATAAAACCAATAGAGGATATAAAATCTGATATAGATGCTTTTAGGGCATTATATAAAAATAGAGCTGTTGAAAAAATATTTTTAGCAGATGGTGATGCACTTATTGTGCCAACTGATATATTGATACAAGTTTTAGATTATATAAAAGAAGTTTTTCCTGAATGTAAAAGGGTTTCTATCTATGGAACAGCTATTGCTATACACCAAAAATCTGTTGAAGATTTGAAGAAACTTTATGAAAAAGGCTTAAGTCTTGTCTATTTAGGCGTGGAAAGTGGAGATGATGATGCTTTAAAGTTTATAAAGAAAGGCATAAAAGCAGAAAAAATAGTTGAACTTTCTAAAAAAATTATGAGTACAGGTATTGATTTATCAATAACTTTAATTGCAGGACTTTTAGGGAAGTACCAAGATAATAAAATGCATGCAATTAATACAGCTAAGATTATAACTGATATATCTCCAAAATATGCGAGTATTTTAAATTTAAGACTTTATGAAGGAACAGAATTATATAATTTAATGCAAAAGGGAAAATATGACTATATGGAAGGTATTGAAGTTTTAAAAGAAATGAAATTGGTACTTTCAAGTATGGATACTTCAAAGATAACAAGATCTATAATATTTAGAGCAAACCATGCTTCTAACTATTTGAATTTAAAAGGAAACCTTCCAGATGATATAGTTAGAATGATAAAAGAAATTGATTATGCTATTGAAAATGAAGCTATCAATGTAAATAATTATAGATTTTTATAA
- a CDS encoding polysaccharide deacetylase family protein — protein MNILMALSQLEITGAEVYATTIADELIERGNKVYIVSDTLTTPTKAEYIKLEFNKRSLLKRIEHIKFLYNLIKEKDIQIVHAHSRASSWSCQVACKLAGIPLITTTHGRQPIHFSRKLIKAFGNYSIAVCENIKKHMINDIGFSENKVSVILNPVNYKKLDLEKKVNDKKVISIVGRLSGPKGDVAYDLLEILSQDELLSKYKVCLIGGKELPERFLKFKKKYIEFIGYVPNIQEKIFESDIVIGAGRVAFESLLNKTALIAVGETEYIGFVNKENLDKSLASNFGDIGSMKYPKIEKEILLNDIKKALNLSENEKEELKDIIFKETNLQNIVDKIEKKYFELYVNKKKYDIPVIMYHRVINNPEDEGVHGTYIYENIFREHIKYLKDKNYTVITFKDLDKIGWRNRFEKDKKYVFITFDDGYKDNYDLAFPILKEFGFKATIFLMGSSTYNEWDVKASGEKEFPLMSVEMIKEMQDYGIEFGAHTFNHPKLNTLSNEEIEHQIVDVKKPLEEKIGKEIITFAYPYGILNDYAKEMIKKAGYTFALATDSGSVCLSNDLYQIRRIAIFPNTNLFSFKRKVAGNYNFIKIKREEKNRSK, from the coding sequence ATGAATATACTTATGGCATTATCTCAACTTGAAATAACTGGGGCAGAAGTTTATGCAACAACTATTGCAGATGAACTTATAGAAAGAGGAAATAAAGTCTATATAGTTTCTGATACTTTAACGACTCCAACAAAAGCTGAGTATATAAAATTGGAATTTAATAAAAGAAGTTTATTGAAAAGAATAGAACATATAAAATTTCTGTATAATCTTATTAAAGAAAAGGATATACAAATAGTTCATGCACATTCAAGAGCTTCTTCTTGGAGTTGTCAAGTAGCTTGTAAATTAGCAGGGATACCTCTTATCACAACTACTCATGGTAGACAACCTATTCATTTTAGTAGAAAACTTATAAAAGCTTTTGGAAATTACTCTATTGCTGTCTGTGAAAATATAAAAAAACATATGATAAATGACATAGGATTTTCTGAAAATAAAGTTTCAGTTATTTTAAATCCTGTAAATTATAAAAAATTAGATTTAGAAAAAAAAGTAAATGATAAAAAAGTTATTTCAATAGTTGGCAGACTTTCAGGACCAAAGGGAGATGTAGCTTACGATTTACTTGAAATTTTATCACAAGATGAACTACTATCAAAATATAAAGTTTGTCTTATAGGTGGAAAAGAATTGCCAGAAAGATTTTTAAAGTTTAAAAAAAAATATATTGAATTTATTGGCTATGTTCCCAATATACAAGAAAAAATATTTGAATCTGATATTGTGATTGGAGCAGGTAGAGTAGCTTTTGAATCTTTACTTAATAAAACTGCACTAATTGCCGTTGGCGAAACAGAATATATAGGATTTGTTAATAAAGAAAATTTAGATAAATCATTAGCTTCAAATTTTGGAGATATAGGTTCTATGAAATATCCAAAAATTGAGAAAGAGATTTTATTAAATGATATTAAAAAAGCACTGAATCTTTCTGAAAATGAAAAAGAAGAATTAAAAGATATTATATTCAAAGAAACAAATCTACAAAATATAGTGGATAAAATAGAAAAAAAATATTTTGAATTATATGTTAATAAGAAAAAATATGATATTCCTGTAATTATGTATCATAGAGTGATAAATAATCCAGAAGATGAAGGAGTGCATGGAACATATATCTATGAAAATATTTTTAGGGAACATATAAAATATTTAAAAGATAAAAATTATACTGTTATTACTTTTAAGGATTTAGATAAAATTGGTTGGAGAAACAGATTTGAAAAAGATAAAAAATATGTCTTTATAACTTTTGATGATGGTTATAAGGATAATTATGATTTAGCTTTTCCAATATTAAAAGAATTTGGTTTTAAAGCTACAATATTTTTGATGGGTAGCTCTACATATAATGAATGGGATGTTAAAGCTAGTGGAGAAAAAGAATTTCCACTTATGTCAGTTGAAATGATAAAAGAAATGCAAGATTATGGAATTGAGTTTGGAGCACATACTTTTAATCATCCAAAACTTAATACTTTATCTAATGAAGAAATTGAACATCAAATTGTAGATGTAAAAAAGCCTTTGGAAGAAAAAATAGGAAAAGAGATAATTACTTTTGCCTATCCTTATGGAATTTTAAATGATTATGCTAAGGAAATGATAAAAAAAGCAGGTTATACTTTTGCACTAGCAACTGATTCAGGTTCAGTATGTCTATCTAATGATTTATATCAAATAAGAAGAATTGCAATTTTTCCAAATACTAATTTATTTAGTTTTAAAAGGAAAGTAGCAGGGAATTATAATTTTATAAAAATAAAAAGAGAAGAAAAGAATAGGAGTAAATAA
- a CDS encoding MipA/OmpV family protein, translated as MKKYLLIILILFSTVVMANDDFKASVTVGYGTNDSVYKGKEYYRIPIFINTSYKNLYLEGTEIGAKFIDTDRFDTSVFLELQDGHYIKPSKMESGYRTIKKRKFQQTFGLKADIRIDEISKNLILSPYFSAGNRGTQTGTRLSYLYMPAENIIISPSISTKYLSKKYTDYYFGVDRDELGGNITNEYNPDGAFEFGAGLYGEYYFTKHISALAYLNMSRYSSEVRKSPITEDRIITNVGAGLKYTF; from the coding sequence ATGAAAAAATATTTATTAATAATTTTAATTTTATTTAGTACAGTTGTAATGGCAAATGATGATTTTAAAGCATCAGTAACAGTTGGCTATGGAACAAATGACTCTGTGTATAAAGGTAAAGAATATTACCGTATTCCTATATTTATAAATACAAGCTATAAAAATCTTTATTTAGAAGGAACTGAAATAGGAGCAAAATTTATTGATACTGATAGATTTGACACAAGTGTTTTTTTGGAATTACAAGATGGTCACTATATAAAACCTTCTAAAATGGAGAGTGGATATAGAACTATTAAGAAAAGAAAATTTCAACAAACATTTGGTTTAAAAGCTGATATTAGAATTGATGAAATCTCTAAAAATCTTATTCTTTCACCTTATTTTAGTGCTGGTAATAGAGGAACTCAGACAGGAACTAGATTATCTTATTTATATATGCCAGCTGAAAATATAATAATAAGCCCTTCAATAAGTACAAAATATCTTTCTAAGAAATATACTGACTATTATTTTGGTGTAGACAGAGATGAACTTGGTGGAAATATAACAAATGAATATAATCCTGATGGGGCTTTTGAATTTGGAGCTGGACTTTATGGAGAATATTATTTTACAAAACATATATCTGCACTTGCTTATTTGAATATGAGTAGATATTCATCAGAAGTTAGAAAATCACCAATAACAGAAGATAGAATTATAACTAATGTTGGAGCAGGTTTAAAATATACCTTTTAA
- a CDS encoding DMT family transporter, with protein MVVSDKTKGIFWMLVSVLGFTFMGIAVKYLPRIPTYEKVFFRNSVSFITSAYILYRKKESIKVAKQNIPFVFGRSFFGFVGMVANFYALENLTMAEANMLNKLSPVFVTICACIFLKEKVDKKQVIGIILMLIAVVFVIKPSFSPEVIPSLVGLFSAILAGFSYTIIRYLYGKVKAEINVFYFSLLSVICTFPLMMLNFIKPNLFETFMLIVGIGVSAAMGQFGLTYAYTFAPASEVSIYNYVIIITSMLMDYILFSTIPDLFSFIGGFIIMATAIYLYLHNKKKE; from the coding sequence GTGGTAGTAAGTGATAAAACTAAGGGTATATTTTGGATGCTTGTATCTGTACTAGGATTTACTTTTATGGGTATAGCTGTAAAGTATTTGCCAAGAATCCCTACCTATGAAAAAGTATTTTTTAGAAATTCAGTAAGTTTTATAACATCTGCTTATATCTTATACAGAAAAAAAGAATCTATAAAAGTGGCTAAACAAAATATTCCTTTTGTTTTTGGAAGATCATTTTTTGGTTTTGTTGGAATGGTGGCAAATTTTTATGCACTTGAAAATTTAACTATGGCAGAAGCTAATATGCTCAATAAACTTTCACCTGTTTTTGTAACAATCTGTGCTTGTATTTTTTTAAAAGAAAAGGTGGATAAAAAACAAGTTATAGGAATAATTCTGATGCTTATTGCTGTTGTCTTTGTTATAAAGCCAAGTTTTTCACCAGAGGTTATTCCAAGTTTAGTTGGACTTTTTTCTGCAATACTTGCTGGATTTTCTTATACTATAATAAGATATCTATATGGTAAAGTAAAAGCTGAAATTAATGTTTTTTATTTTTCTTTATTATCTGTTATATGTACTTTTCCATTAATGATGTTGAATTTTATAAAACCTAATTTATTTGAAACATTTATGCTTATAGTAGGAATAGGAGTATCTGCTGCAATGGGACAATTTGGACTTACTTATGCTTATACTTTTGCACCTGCATCAGAAGTTTCTATTTATAACTATGTCATTATTATAACAAGTATGTTAATGGATTATATATTATTTAGTACAATTCCAGATTTATTTAGTTTTATTGGTGGATTTATAATTATGGCTACTGCAATTTATTTATATTTACATAATAAGAAAAAAGAATAA
- a CDS encoding ABC transporter substrate-binding protein — MKKKFWLLMAMVLSVLFLVACGGDPDKKSDAGAGGKRDTLVIGNGADAKSLDPHASNDNPSSNVRVQIFDTLMDLDDDGIPQPMLAESWERPDDKTIIFHLRKGVKFHNGDEMKASDVKFSLERALKSPEVSHILAGINGVEVLDDYTVKVTTEKPMAAILNNLSHTTIAILSEKATTEAGDKFGQNPIGTGPYKFVSWQSGDRITLEAFPDYWRGETPVKNIVFRNIVEETNRTIGLETGELDIAYDIKGLDKNKLKEDERFTLLEGPQVSITYLGFNLRKAPYDNLKVREAISYAIDQKPIIDTVFLGAGEPANSIIGPNIWGYYDVEKYTQDIEKAKALLVEAGYPNGFKAKIWVNDNPVRRDTAVILQDQLKQIGIDLTIETVEWGAFLDGTARGDHEMYLLGWGTVTRDPDYGMFELISSSTMGAAGNRSFYSNPEVDKLLEAGKTELDPEKRKDIYKQIQEIVRRDIPMYMIVYPLQNVITKKDVKNFKLDAAQTYRLYGVSIEE, encoded by the coding sequence ATGAAGAAAAAGTTTTGGTTATTAATGGCAATGGTTTTAAGTGTTTTATTTTTAGTAGCTTGTGGTGGAGATCCTGATAAAAAATCAGATGCAGGAGCAGGAGGAAAAAGGGATACATTAGTTATAGGAAATGGAGCAGATGCTAAATCATTAGACCCTCATGCATCAAACGATAATCCATCTTCAAATGTTAGAGTACAAATTTTTGATACATTGATGGATCTTGATGATGATGGAATTCCACAACCTATGTTAGCAGAATCTTGGGAAAGACCTGATGATAAGACTATCATTTTCCATTTAAGAAAAGGAGTTAAATTCCATAATGGAGATGAAATGAAAGCATCAGATGTTAAATTCTCATTAGAAAGAGCTTTAAAATCACCAGAAGTATCTCATATTTTGGCTGGAATAAATGGTGTTGAAGTTTTAGATGACTATACAGTGAAAGTAACTACTGAAAAACCTATGGCAGCTATTTTAAATAACTTGTCACATACAACTATTGCAATATTAAGTGAAAAAGCAACAACTGAAGCTGGAGATAAATTTGGACAAAATCCAATAGGAACAGGACCATATAAATTTGTTTCTTGGCAAAGTGGAGATAGAATAACTTTAGAAGCCTTCCCTGATTACTGGAGAGGTGAAACACCAGTTAAGAATATTGTGTTTAGAAATATAGTTGAAGAAACTAATAGAACAATAGGGCTAGAAACAGGAGAATTAGATATAGCTTATGATATTAAAGGATTAGATAAAAATAAATTAAAAGAAGATGAAAGATTTACTTTATTGGAAGGACCACAAGTTTCAATAACTTATCTTGGATTCAATTTAAGAAAAGCTCCTTATGATAATTTAAAAGTAAGAGAAGCTATATCTTATGCAATAGATCAAAAGCCTATAATAGATACTGTATTCTTAGGAGCAGGAGAACCTGCAAACTCTATAATAGGACCTAATATTTGGGGATATTATGATGTTGAAAAATATACACAAGATATAGAAAAAGCAAAAGCATTATTGGTAGAAGCTGGATATCCTAATGGATTTAAAGCAAAAATTTGGGTAAATGACAATCCAGTAAGAAGAGATACTGCTGTTATACTACAAGATCAATTGAAACAAATTGGAATAGATTTAACAATAGAAACTGTTGAATGGGGAGCATTCTTAGATGGTACTGCAAGAGGAGATCATGAAATGTACTTACTAGGTTGGGGAACAGTTACAAGAGATCCTGACTATGGTATGTTTGAATTAATAAGTTCTTCTACTATGGGAGCAGCAGGAAATAGATCTTTCTATTCTAACCCAGAAGTTGATAAATTATTGGAAGCAGGAAAAACTGAACTAGATCCTGAAAAGAGAAAAGATATTTATAAACAAATTCAAGAAATAGTAAGAAGAGATATTCCTATGTATATGATAGTTTATCCTTTACAAAATGTTATAACTAAAAAAGATGTTAAAAACTTTAAATTAGATGCAGCTCAAACATATAGATTATATGGTGTTTCAATAGAAGAATAG
- the nikB gene encoding nickel ABC transporter permease: MYKYILKRLVLLIPVMLGVTLLVFTIMYLTPGDPAQLILGESAPKEAVAALREKMGLNDPFFMQYFRFVKNALVGDFGRSYTTGREVFAEIFARFPNTVVLAVLGVLISILIGIPVGIISATKQYSITDSFSMVLALLGVSMPVFWLGLMLILLFSVKLGIFPSGGFDGFSSVILPSIALGVGSAAIVTRMTRSSMLEVIRQDYIRTARAKGVAEKVVINKHALKNALIPIITVVGLQFGGLLGGAVLTESVFSWPGVGRLMVDAIRQKDTPTVLASVVFLAVVYSVVNLLVDLLYAFVDPRIKSQYK; the protein is encoded by the coding sequence ATGTACAAATATATATTAAAAAGATTAGTTCTTTTAATTCCAGTAATGCTTGGAGTAACACTGTTAGTTTTTACAATTATGTATTTGACTCCTGGCGACCCTGCTCAATTGATCTTAGGAGAAAGTGCTCCCAAAGAAGCAGTTGCAGCATTAAGGGAAAAAATGGGATTAAATGATCCATTTTTTATGCAGTATTTTAGATTTGTAAAAAATGCCTTAGTTGGAGATTTTGGAAGATCTTATACAACAGGTAGAGAAGTTTTTGCAGAAATATTTGCTAGATTTCCTAATACAGTTGTATTAGCAGTGTTAGGAGTTTTAATTTCTATCCTTATAGGAATACCAGTTGGTATAATTTCAGCGACAAAACAATATTCTATTACAGATAGCTTTAGCATGGTTCTAGCTCTTTTAGGAGTTTCTATGCCAGTATTCTGGTTAGGACTTATGTTAATCTTATTATTCTCTGTAAAATTAGGAATATTCCCATCAGGAGGTTTTGATGGATTCTCAAGTGTAATTCTTCCATCAATAGCTCTTGGAGTAGGTTCAGCTGCAATAGTAACAAGAATGACAAGATCATCAATGCTTGAAGTTATAAGACAAGACTATATTAGAACAGCTAGAGCAAAGGGAGTTGCAGAAAAGGTTGTTATAAATAAACATGCTTTAAAAAATGCTTTAATTCCAATAATCACAGTTGTAGGATTACAATTTGGAGGATTACTTGGAGGAGCAGTTTTGACTGAATCAGTTTTTTCATGGCCTGGTGTTGGTAGACTTATGGTTGATGCTATAAGACAAAAAGACACACCTACTGTTTTAGCATCTGTTGTGTTTTTGGCAGTTGTATATAGTGTGGTTAATTTATTGGTTGACTTATTATATGCCTTTGTAGATCCAAGAATAAAATCACAATATAAGTAG